Proteins encoded together in one Coffea arabica cultivar ET-39 chromosome 2c, Coffea Arabica ET-39 HiFi, whole genome shotgun sequence window:
- the LOC140023475 gene encoding uncharacterized protein, with product MVSYGLGILWTCVRAYRPMTCWFLDFVGGLEKDSVWLQSALAEKPPNIYSVESVGGAMENIEEVLRKFKLSEEENEGVRLDEEVVAKGFLECKQSLIGKMWGEKLANIGGIKSFANNMWSQVKHPKVVEIGRNLFQFIFDKDKDVEMVLSSSPWIYDGQPLILLRWEAGLEENEKALSRTFIWVQIWNLPLHWVTKEVGRKIGSMFSSVEEMIILQNGGKKGKHMKILVEMDLSIPLPRGTMVNSNSGKKWIEFKYEKCPDFCFGCGLIGHSEKNCNKKGMNMEGEPPFGNWLRANYLRSPTRRNRSGDEFRNRDDVRSQS from the exons ATGGTATCTTATGGACTTGGTATCTTGTGGACTTGTGTCCGGGCATATCGTCCGAT GACCTGCTGGTTTCTGGATTTTGTTGGGGGCTTGGAAAAGGACTCTGTCTGGCTTCAATCAGCACTAGCCGAGAAGCCTCCTAACATTTACTCGGTGGAGTCCGTGGGAGGAGCGATGGAGAATATTGAAGAAGTTTTAAGGAAGTTTAAACTGtctgaagaagaaaatgaaggagTTCGACTGGACGAGGAGGTGGTGGCTAAAGGTTTTCTGGAGTGTAAACAGAGTTTGATTGGTAAGATGTGGGGAGAGAAATTGGCTAATATTGGGGGGATTAAGAGTTTTGCTAATAACATGTGGTCTCAGGTGAAGCATCCAAAGGTTGTTGAGATTGGCCGAAACCTGTTCCAATTCATTTTTGACAAGGATAAGGACGTAGAGATGGTGCTGAGTAGTAGCCCATGGATATATGATGGCCAACCTTTAATATTGTTGCGATGGGAGGCTGGTCTAGAGGAGAATGAGAAAGCTCTAAGTAGAACTTTCATTTGGGTTCAGATTTGGAACTTACCATTGCATTGGGTTACGAAGGAAGTTGGCAGGAAGATAGGGAGTATGTTTTCAAGTGTGGAAGAGATGATTATTCTGCAGAATGGAGGGAAGAAAGGCAAGCATATGaaaattttggtggaaatgGATTTGTCTATTCCACTTCCTAGGGGAACAATGGTTAATAGTAATAGTGGAAAGAAATGGATAGAATTTAAATACGAAAAATGTCCAGATTTCTGCTTTGGCTGTGGGTTGATTGGTCATAGTGAAAAGAATTGTAACAAGAAGGGAATGAACATGGAAGGGGAACCACCGTTTGGGAATTGGCTAAGAGCAAACTATCTTAGAAGTCCTACTAGAAGGAACAGAAGTGGAGATGAGTTTAGGAACAGGGATGATGTGAGGAGCCAATCTTAA
- the LOC113725209 gene encoding cytosolic sulfotransferase 12, which yields MATSKGSSIPSSGNSHDHQDDDASFRVNELPRARFWDAMDICQWEGSWFEPGLVKPAVTFRTTFQAHHDDVLLASPPKTGTTWLKALCLCIMQNPIPIATSDSGVNAEAAADDDDDILAKDNPHFHIQTIESMIYATKPHPDLYSTPSPRLFHTHLPYKVLPDSTKNSPGCKIVYITRNPKDTLISLWHFFNSIFRPNGLEPYPLDRAVDCFCSGVHQYGPFFDHVLEYWLESQKRPTKILFLKYEELKREPKAEVKKLASFLGRPFASEEEVEKVVWRCSLERLRNFEVNKNGSILYGVPNSSYFRRGAVGDWKNYLTPELEEQISRTARSKFEGSGLCLEDA from the coding sequence ATGGCCACATCTAAAGGATCTTCAATCCCGAGCTCCGGCAACTCACATGATCATCAAGATGATGATGCTTCTTTCAGAGTAAATGAGCTGCCCAGAGCTCGTTTCTGGGATGCCATGGATATTTGTCAATGGGAAGGCAGCTGGTTCGAGCCTGGTCTGGTGAAGCCCGCCGTGACTTTCCGGACAACCTTCCAAGCTCACCACGACGACGTTCTCCTTGCTTCACCACCCAAAACAGGTACCACCTGGCTCAAGGCCCTTTGTCTTTGCATCATGCAAAATCCCATTCCCATCGCTACCTCTGATAGTGGAGTCAATGCTGAAGCTGCTGCTGACGATGATGATGACATTTTGGCCAAAGACAATCCCCATTTCCACATACAAACTATTGAGAGTATGATTTATGCTACAAAACCCCATCCTGATCTTTACTCCACCCCTTCTCCCAGACTTTTTCACACTCATTTGCCTTACAAAGTCCTGCCAGATTCAACCAAGAATAGTCCCGGCTGCAAAATCGTGTACATCACCAGAAACCCGAAAGACACCCTAATTTCGCTATGGCATTTTTTCAACTCCATTTTCAGGCCAAATGGTCTAGAACCTTATCCTCTAGATAGAGCGGTGGACTGCTTTTGTAGTGGTGTGCATCAATATGGACCCTTTTTCGATCATGTTCTGGAGTACTGGCTGGAGAGTCAAAAGAGGCCCACCAAGATTTTGTTTCTCAAGTATGAAGAGCTGAAAAGAGAGCCCAAGGCAGAGGTGAAGAAGCTGGCTTCGTTTCTTGGAAGGCCCTTCGCTAGCGAAGAGGAGGTGGAGAAAGTGGTGTGGAGGTGTAGCTTGGAGAGGCTGAGGAACTTCGAGGTGAACAAGAATGGTTCCATCTTGTACGGAGTGCCTAACAGTTCCTACTTCAGACGGGGTGCGGTGGGAGATTGGAAGAATTACTTGACCCCAGAGCTGGAAGAGCAAATCAGCCGGACTGCTCGCTCCAAATTTGAGGGCTCTGGTCTCTGTCTTGAGGATGCTTGA
- the LOC113725211 gene encoding pentatricopeptide repeat-containing protein At4g21065, with product MLTKLKPPFSPRHMIHNSFSFSTSTSTIIQHYDQYQYPNPVSPTQQYASLLQSLIARPAIEPAKQLHAHFHLMGLAYNVNLATKLVNLYSVCDNLSNAHNLFDRIPRGNLFLWNVLIRGYAWNGPYEVAISLYYKLQNHGLEPDNFTFPFVLKACSALSDIRVGMDVHEHAMKTGWERDVFVGAALIDMYAKCGSVDRSRQVFDKILNRDVVLWNSMLAAYTQNGHPEKCLLLSGEMAFAGVRPTVATLVTAISASADIAALPKGRELHGYGWRQGFESQDKVKTAFVDMYAKCGSVEVARDLFERLVDKRVVSWNAMITGYAMHGYANETLDLFNRMVREAQPDHITFVGVLSACNHGGMLDQGRRFFDLMTRDYQIEPTVQHYTCMVDLLGHCNRLNDAYCLILQMKVQPDSGVWGSLLNSCKTQKNLELAELALERLIELEPDDAGNYVILSNMYAQAGRWEGVAKLRKLMTDRGLKKSVACSWIEVKNKVHAFLSGDTSHPLSDDIYAELERIGGLMAQAGYVPNISPVFHDVDDDEKRKMIFSHSERLAIAFGLISTSPGTRLLISKNLRVCEDCHVAIKFISKITQREITIRDVNRYHHFKDGVCSCGDFW from the coding sequence ATGCTAACAAAACTAAAACCACCCTTTTCCCCACGTCACATGATTCATAATTCCTTCAGTTTCAGCACCTCTACTAGTACGATTATTCAGCATTATGATCAATATCAGTATCCGAACCCCGTATCCCCTACTCAACAATATGCGTCTCTCCTCCAATCTCTAATTGCTCGACCGGCTATCGAGCCTGCAAAGCAACTCCACGCCCATTTCCACCTAATGGGCCTGGCTTACAACGTTAATCTGGCCACAAAACTAGTCAATTTGTACAGTGTTTGCGACAATTTGTCAAATGCCCATAATTTGTTCGATAGAATTCCTCGGGGAAATCTTTTCCTATGGAACGTTTTGATCCGCGGCTACGCTTGGAATGGCCCTTATGAAGTTGCCATTTCGTTGTATTATAAGTTGCAGAATCATGGGCTCGAACCCGATAACTTTACATTCCCCTTTGTGCTTAAAGCATGCTCTGCCCTCTCCGATATTAGAGTGGGGATGGATGTTCACGAGCACGCCATGAAAACAGGGTGGGAAAGGGATGTTTTTGTGGGTGCTGCTCTTATTGATATGTATGCAAAGTGTGGTTCTGTTGATAGATCGCGACAAGTGTTTGATAAGATTTTGAATAGGGATGTCGTGCTTTGGAATTCTATGCTGGCTGCTTACACGCAAAATGGGCATCCGGAGAAGTGTTTGTTGTTAAGTGGTGAAATGGCTTTTGCCGGTGTACGGCCTACAGTTGCTACTTTAGTGACTGCTATATCTGCGTCTGCTGATATTGCGGCTCTGCCTAAAGGGCGGGAGCTTCATGGGTATGGTTGGAGACAGGGTTTCGAATCACAAGATAAGGTGAAGACTGCTTTTGTGGATATGTATGCTAAATGTGGTTCAGTGGAAGTTGCAAGGGATTTGTTTGAACGACTTGTGGATAAGAGGGTTGTATCTTGGAACGCTATGATTACAGGCTATGCTATGCATGGTTATGCTAATGAGACACTTGATTTGTTTAACAGGATGGTGAGAGAAGCTCAGCCGGATCATATTACTTTTGTTGGGGTTCTATCAGCTTGCAACCATGGAGGAATGTTGGATCAGGGAAGAAGATTTTTTGATTTGATGACTAGAGATTATCAAATAGAACCTACTGTTCAACATTATACATGCATGGTTGATCTCCTTGGACATTGTAATCGGTTGAATGATGCATATTGTCTTATATTGCAGATGAAAGTGCAGCCAGATTCTGGTGTATGGGGTTCTTTGCTTAACTCGTGCAAGACACAGAAAAATTTGGAGTTGGCAGAGCTGGCATTAGAGAGGCTAATCGAGCTTGAACCTGATGACGCTGGCAACTACGTGATATTGTCAAACATGTATGCACAAGCCGGGAGGTGGGAAGGAGTTGCAAAGTTGAGAAAATTGATGACAGATAGAGGTTTGAAGAAAAGCGTGGCTTGCAGTTGGATTGAGGTGAAGAATAAAGTCCATGCATTTCTATCTGGAGACACATCTCATCCTTTGTCTGATGACATATATGCAGAGCTAGAGAGAATTGGAGGCTTGATGGCACAGGCTGGTTATGTTCCAAATATTTCACCCGTTTTCCATGATGTTGATGatgatgaaaagagaaaaatgatttttagcCATAGCGAAAGGTTAGCAATTGCATTTGGACTCATTAGTACGTCACCTGGAACTAGGCTCTTAATATCCAAGAATCTTAGGGTGTGTGAGGACTGCCATGTTGCAATAAAGTTTATCTCAAAGATTACCCAGAGGGAGATCACCATTAGAGATGTCAATCGGTATCACCATTTCAAAGATGGTGTATGCTcttgtggtgatttttggtaa